Below is a window of Streptomyces sp. NBC_00223 DNA.
TTGCTCGACCGGATGGAGCTGGTCACGCTGGACGGCTACACCCAGGACGAGAAGGTCGTCATCGCCCGTGACCACCTGCTGCCGCGCCAGCTGGAGCGCGCGGGGCTGAACACGGACGAGGTGGGCCTGGAGGAGGACGCGCTGCGCAAGCTGTCCGGGGAGTACACCCGGGAGGCGGGCGTGCGGACCCTGGAGCGGACCATCGCCAGGATCCTGCGGAAGATCGCGGCCCGGCACGAGCTGGGCGACCAGGAGCTGCCGTTCACCGTCGGCGCGGGCGATCTGCGCGCGCTGATCGGCCGGCCGCACCACGTACCGGAGTCCGCGCAGGACCCGGAGGAGCGGCGTACGGCGGTGCCGGGCGTGGCCACCGGGCTCGCGGTCACCGGCGCGGGCGGTGACGTCCTCTATATCGAGGCGTCGCTGGCCGATCCGGAGACCGGGGGCTCGGGGCTCCAGCTCACCGGTCAGCTGGGTGACGTGATGAAGGAGTCGGCGCAGATCGCGCTGTCCTTCCTGCGGTCGCACGGCGCCGAGCTGGAGCTGCCGGTCGGCGATCTCAACGAGCGCGGGGTGCACATCCACGTCCCCGCGGGCGCGGTGCCCAAGGACGGCCCGAGCGCCGGTGTGACGATGACGACCGCGCTGGCCTCGCTGCTGTCCGGCCGCCGGGTGCGCACCGATGTGGCGATGACCGGCGAGGTGTCGCTGACCGGGCGGGTGCTGCCCATCGGCGGCGTCAAGCAGAAGCTGCTGGCCGCGCACCAGGCCGGGATCACCACGATCGTGATCCCGAAGCGGAACGAACCGGATCTGGACGACGTCCCGGCCGAGATCCTGGACGCGCTGGACGTGCACCCGGTCGGCGACGTCCGCCAGGTGCTGGCGCTGGCGCTGGAACCGGCGTCCGCAGACGCCGCGGACGCGACGGACGCCTCGGACGCGGAGCGGGTGCCGCTGGCGGCGTGAGACCGGCAGCCGCAGCGGCGAACGGCACGGTACGGCGAACGGCCCCCTTCCCCCGTGGGAAGGGGGCCGTCGGCGCGCGGTCAGCCCTTGGCGTACGCCTGGACGCGGTCCAGCGCGCCGTTGAAGCGGTCCTGGTCACCCGGGAAGGTGCCGGAGTCGGAGAACTGCCAGAAGGTCTGCACGCCCCAGCCGGCCGGCAGGTCGCCGACCGAGGTGTTGTAGCGGGCGATCCACAGCGCGTTGGTCGTGCCGAAGGCGCTGCTGTTGCCGGTGCACTGAGACCACCAGGTGGTCGAGGTGTAGATGGTCGGGTAGCGGCCGGTCCGCGCCTGGTACTCGCTCGAGAACGACTGGATCCAGCTGACCATCCCGCTCGCGCTCAGCCCGTAGCAGGTGGCGCCGTAAGGGTTGTACTCGATGTCGAGCGCGCCCGGCAGGGTCTTGCCGTCGGCCGACCAGCCGCCGCCGTGGGCGATGAAGTAGTCCGCCTGCGCCGAGCCGGTCGACACGTCGGGGAGCGCGAAGTGGTAGGAGCCGCGGATCAGGCCGGCGTTGTAGGAACCGTTGTACTGCTGGGTGAAGTAGGGGTTGGTGTACGTGGTGCCCTCGGTGGCCTTGACGTAGGCGAATTTCGCTCCGTTGGCCCAGACCGTGCCCCAGTCGACGTTGCCCTGGTAGCCGGAGACATCGAGGCCGGGGGTCTGGGTGACCAGCGGGGTGACCGTACCGGGGGCGCCGGAGCGGCCGGAGCCCTCGTGCGCCCGGATGGTGGAGCCCATCCAGTCCAGCTCGGGGTGGCTCACGTGGGTACGGCCGGCCGAGGCGCCGGACACATCGCCGGGGGCGGCCGCGCCGCCGTCCGGGCAGGCCGCGAGGGCCGAGCCGGGCAGGGCGAAGACGAGGGCGAGAGAGGTGACGAACAGACCCGCCGTCAGGGCGAGCCGGGTGCGGGCCGATCGGGCGCCTTGCACGACGGAGTGAACTCCGTGGGACATGCGTGCCTCCAGTGGGGAGCGGATGGAACCAAGTGGAACCAGGGGGAGAGAAGGGGGACCGGATGGGTGATCAGGTCATTGAGCAGGTGGGGGAGTCGGCATGACACTTGGGATGGTCATGACAGATCTGACGGTACGTCGGGCGCTACGCGCGTGGATAGAGGGGCCAGGAACCGCCGTTGGTCTACGCCTGCGAAATACTTGACGTGCTGCGGAAACCACCGTGGGTGAAGAAAAGTTTCAGGCGTTGAAAGCGGGAATGGTGTGAGCGACGCGCGCGGAGCTGCTGATGTGACGGGTGAGACCGACGCGCTGGAGCGGGAGCTGTCGGTGCTGTTCCGGCGGGCGCGGGCCGTTTCCGGCGAGTTGGCCCGGGCGGTGCACCCGGAGCTGGAGCCGGCGGCGTACGGGCTGCTGGTCCGGCTGGCGGAGGTCGAACCCGAACGGGCTACCGAGCTGGCCGGGTACTTCGGGGTCGGCAAGGCGACCATGAGCCGTCAGCTGCGGGCCCTGGAGGAGCTGGGCCTGGTCGCCCGCGAGTCGGACCCCGCCGACGGGCGGGCCTTTCTGATGCGGCTCACCGGGGAGGGCCGGGAGCGCTTCTCGCGGGTGCGGACCGCCCGCCGTGAGCTGTATCTGCGTCAGCTCCAGGCGTGGGACCGCGGGGAGGTGGCCGAGCTGTCCCGGCTGCTGCACCGCTTCAACGAGCTCCAGGGCGGCGACAGCGGCCCCTGACGGCCCTTCCCCGCGTCCCGGTCGGGGGCCGGCGTGTGCGCGGGCCCTAGAACTCCACCAGGACGGCCGTGGCGTCGTCGTACGCCTTCCCGTACGCCCGCTCGCCCGGCGTCGCGGCGGCCGCGGCCTCCAGGCCCCGCACGCGGGCGATCAGCGCCTCGGGTCCGGCCTTGCGCAGTAGCGCGAAGGTCTCGGTCCAGTCGTCCGCCCCGAAGACCTCGACGCCCCGGGCGGCCCCGTCGGTGAGCGCGGCCAGCGCCCGTACCTCCGCGCGCGGCACCCGGCCGGTGACCGCCCGCGCGGCCACCGCCGGGTCGGCCGCCGCCGTGAAGAAGCCGCCCTCCACGTTGCGCAGCGGCGCCACCCGCAGGCCCCGGGCCCGCAGCCGGTCGATCCGGTCGTCGAGCACCGCGGTCACCGCGCCGCCCGGACCTTCGAGCAGCAGCGCCGAGTCGGAGAGCACCAGATGCTCGACGGTCGCCGTGTCCCAGCGCGCGACGACCACCGTGGCCTGTGGGGTCAGTGGGTGAGAAAGATCACAGGTGTTCCTGTGCGTGTCGGCCGTTCGGGTGATGGCGGCGGACAGACACGCCGTAAGCGGCATGTCCGGTCGTGAAACGGACAGTTCGAGCAGGGCGCCGCCGAGCCGCGCGGTGAACCACGGCACCGAGTGCGCGCACCCGCCGTTGTCCGGCGGAGGAGTCACCCCGTCAAGGAGTACCACCACGCCACCTGTACCGGAAGCGGGCAGCGCCACCGACACGAAGTCCTCGTTCGGTACGTCCGCGGTGCCCGGCTCGCTCGCCGTCTCGATACGCATGGGGCCAGTGTGCAACACCGGTCCGAGCCCCCGACCAGCGCCGACCGCCCCGATTGGTCCGTACCGGAAGATCGCCCATGTGCGGGCGGGCATCCTCCCAAAGCCCGCACGGTGACGCCAGGGGGTGTCCAAAACGAGCGGAGCCTGTCCCTCCGTGCCCGACTTGTCGGTCAACTCACCTGTGCGATTCACTCGTTCGGGTGTCCGAGGGAGGGACGTCTGGCCCCCTCCCGGACAGGACTGCAAGGGTCGAGAGGCTTCTGCATATTCCCGGGGGACACTCCGGGCCCAGGCGATACGTGATTGCGAGCACCGACATTGCGTGAACGACGTCACCCGCGCCGCGAACGGCGGGTCAGGCGGCGCATGTTCGCCACCCTGCTGATCTGCGCCGTCACCGTCCTCGCCGCCGCCGCGCCCGGCGTCGCGCTCGCCGTGCGCGATCTGTCCGCCGCCCAGCACCGGGCCGACACCGCCCGCCTCGCCACCGCCGCCACCCTGCTGGCCCATGACCTCGCCGACGAGCGCGACGACCTCGCCGCGGCCGCCGCGGCGCCCACCGCCGCCGACGGGCTGCCCGCGTCCGCGCTGCCCGCCGCCGACCGCGCCCGCACCGACCGCCAGGCCCAGGACGTCAGCGCCGCCGCGCCCGCCGGGCTGCGCACCGCGCTGGCCGGTCTGCCCGGCGTACGGCGGACCGCGCTCGCCGCGAAGGGCGGCCCGCGGGCCGTCGTCGCCGTGTACCAGCCGCTGATCGACACGCTCGGCCGCGTCTCGGGACCGGTCACCGCGCCCCTGGGCCGGGCGGTGGGCGCCGCGGCCGTGCAGCGTGGTCTGCTGGTCGGCGCGCTCACCGCGGACGGCCCCCAGCCCGACCTGCTGGCCGCCGCGCAGGCCGCCCACGTCCAGGAGCAGGCCGCGCTCGCCGACTTCCGGTCCGCCGCCCCCGCCGACCTGCGCGACGGCTACGACGCCACTGTCACCGGAGCCGACACCGCGCAGGCCGACCGCGACCTCGCCGAACTGCTCGCCGGGCCCCAACTCACCGACACGGACCGCCAACTGGGCGCGAATCCGGTCAAGTCCGCGCTGACCGCCAGGATCGGGCTCATGCGCAGCGTCGAGGCGTCCGCGGCCACCGACGAGGCCCAGGCCGCCGCCGACCACCGCGACCACGAGGTCACCGTCCTCGAACTGCGGGCCGCCTTCGCCGCGTTGTGCCTCCTGCTGCTGGTCGGCGTGCTCGTCACCCACTTCCGCGGTCTCACCCGCCCGCTGGCCGCACTCCACCTGTGGTCGCGCGCCGACCCCGAGAGCGGCCAGGGCGCCCGGGTGATCGGCCACGACGAGTTCGCCGCCGTCGCCCGCAGGGTCAACGCCCTCACCCACGAGGCCCAGGCGCTGCGCACCCGTTCCCAGGAACTCGCCGCCGAGCGCACCACCTCGCTCGGTGCCCAGAGCGCCATGGCCGCCGAGCGCGAGGCCCTGCTGCGCACCCAGAGCGATCTGCTGCGGACCCAGGACGACCTGCTTCGCTCCCGCGACGAACTGGCCGGCCGGCTCACCGAGGCCACCGTCCGCAACGCCGCACACCTGACCTATGTGAACCTCGGGCTGCGCACGCTGGGCCTGGTCGAGCGCCAACTCGCCCTCATCGAGGGCCTGGAGGACCGCGAGGAGGACCCGGACCATCTGGAGACCCTCTTCAAGCTCGACCACCTCGCCACCCGGATGCGCCGCAACAGCGAGAATCTGCTGGTCCTCGCGGGCACCGAGCACAGCCACGGCGCCAACGCCCGTCCCGTCCCGCTGATCGACGTGGCCCGCGCCGCGATCTCCGAGATCGAGCGGTACGAGCGGGTACGGATCGAGTCCGTCCCCGACGCGCGGGTGGCCGGCCGGGCGGCCGACGACATCAGCCACCTGGTGGCCGAACTCCTGGACAACGCCGCCGGGTTCTCCTCGCCCACCGACGAGATCCTGCTCTCGGGCTGGCTGCTGGAGACCGGCGAGGTGATGCTCTCGGTCGAGGACACCGGCATCGGGGTGGCGCCCCAACGCCTCGAAGAACTCAACGCGTTGCTCGCCGACCCCGACCCCGCGCCGCCCGGCGCCGTCTCCGGCATGGGCCTGTACGTGGTCGCGCGGCTGGCCCACCGGCACGGCGTACGGGTGCAGTTGCGCCCGAAGCAGTCCGGCGGCACCACGGCGGTCGTCGTGCTGCCGCAGCTGCTGCTGCCCGCCGTGCACCCCGAGGAGCCGCCGGTGACGCCGCTGGAGGCCGCCCTGGCGGGCGACCCGGCGGCGGCCGCTACCACGGCGGTGCTGCCCGCGCAGCGCGAGGGGTCGCCGTACGCGGGAGCCGGGCAGGTACCGGCGCCGGCCGTACCCAACGGGCGCGTACCGGAGCGGTACGGACGGGATCACCGCACACCGGCCGAGCCCGTACCGGACGGGCCCGTACCGGATGGGTACGGGCTGACTGAGCCCCTGCCGGACGGGCTCGGGCCGGTGGAGCCTGTGCCCGCCGACGCCGTATCGGGGGAGTACCGGCCCGCCGACGCCGTACCGCCGGGGGCCGTGCCGCCCGGGTATGGGCCCGTTGACGCCGTGCCACCCGAGTACCTCTCCGCCGATCCCGTACCGCCGGAGCACGCGCGGGCCGAGCCCGTGCCGCCGGTCGGGGAGCCCGCGCCGCCGGGGGCGCAGTCGCCGGGGACCCCGGCCGGACCGCCGCCGTCCGCACGCGGGGTCGCGCCCGCCGTGCCCGTGGCGCGGCCCGGTGAGGGCATCACGGTCAAGGGGCTGCCGCAGCGCGTCCCCCGGGCCACCGGGCTGTCCGGGGAGCCCGCCGCCCGTGAGCGGGGACAGGACGGCGGCGGAGGCGTCGACGCGCGGGAACTGCGGCGCAGGCTGGACGGGTTGCAGCGGGGGCTGCTGGCCGGCCGCCGGGACTCCGCCGCCGAGATCGGCGCGGGCGCCGTCCCGCCCGGCACCCACCGCGCGCCCGGCGCCGCCTACCCGCGGGACCGGACACCGCTGCGGGAGACGCCCGGGGCGTCCGACGCGCGGGGCGCGCACGAGCCGCAGCGCACGTACGGGTCTCAGGGCACGTACGGTCCGGACGTCACGTACGACCCGCAGGACCAGACGCCGCTGCCGGCGACGTACGAGGCGCACGACCCGCAGAGCACGTACGACCCACACCTCATGTACGACACGCACGACCAGCACCGGGCACGGCAAGCAGGCGAAACACAGGGACCGCAGGGATCGCAGGGGATACCGGGGACCCAGGGGGACACAGGGAACGCAGCCGCACAGCCAGCAGCAACCGCCGAGGAGGCACCCCGTTGAACGCGGTCCGCACACATACCGGTGATCTGAGCCACGAGGCCCGCAACCTCCAGTGGTTGCTGCGGAATTTCGTCGAGGAGGTGCCCGGCGTCCGCTCGGTCGCCGTCGTCTCCTCGGACGGTCTGCTGCTGCTCACCTCGCAGCCCGCGGCCGAACAGAAGCCGTCGGACGCCGAGTTCGGCGTCCCCGCCCGGCCCGCCGAGGCCCGGATGGACCTGGCGGCGGTCGTCTCGGGTGTGGCCTCGCTCACCGTCGGGGCCGCCAAGCTGATGGACGGCGGCAAGGTGCGGCAGACCACGGTCGCGATGGCCGAGGGCATGCTCTTCGTGATGTCGATCAGCGACGGTTCGCTGCTGGGCGTGCACGCCACCGCCGAGTGCGATGTGAGCGTGATCGCCTACCACATGGCGATGTTCGTCGGCAGGGCCGGACACGTCCTGACGCCCGCGCTCCGGGGCGAGCTGCGCCAGGCGATGGAGAGTGCCCGTTGACGCGGTCGCTTCCCCATCGCGGCGCGGACCGCAAGACTCTGCGCGTACGCCCGTACGCCCTGACCGGTGGCCGAACGCAATTCGGACACGTGCTGCTGGTCGAGACGTTCGTGGCTACGATCGACCGTCCGGAGGAACATCTCGCCCTCACCAGGGGGAGTTGGGCCGAGCGCGTCATGCCCGAGCTGCGGGCGATCGTCGAACTGTGCCGCAGACTGCGGTCGGTGGCCGAGATCTCCGCGTTGCTGCGCATTCCGCTCGGTGTCGTCCGGGTCCTTGTCAGCGACCTGGCCGACCAGGGAAGAATTCGCGTGTACGGCACCGGGCACGGGCCCGGCAGCCCCGACCGCGCGCTGCTCGAAAGGGTGCTCAGTGGACTTCGCAGGCTTTGACCAGCAGGACGGCCTGCAGGACTGGCAGACCGAACGCGGACGCGCGCCGGTCTCCACGAAGATCGTCGTGGCCGGCGGCTTCGGTGTGGGCAAGACCACATTCGTGGGTGCGGTGTCGGAGATCACTCCGCTGACCACGGAAGCGGTGATGACGCAGGCCAGTGAGGCGCTGGACGACCTCGCGGCCACCCCGGAGAAGACGACCACCACGGTCGCCATGGACTTCGGGCGCATCACGCTCGAACAGGACCTGGTGCTCTATGTGTTCGGCACGCCGGGCCAGCAGCGGTTCTGGTTCATGTGGGACGACCTGGTACGCGGCGCGATAGGCGCGGTCGTACTCGCCGACACCCGTCGGCTGGCCGAGTGCTTTCCCGCGCTCGACTACTTCGAGAGCACCGGCCTGCCGTACACGGTGGCGGTCAACCAGTTCGAGGGCACACCGGAGTACACCGCGGACGACGTGCGCGACGCGCTCGCCGTCCCCTCGCACATCCCGGTGCTGGTCATCGATGCCCGCAAACGGTATTCGGTGATAGAGGCGCTGCTCTCGCTCGTCTCCCACGCGATGACCGAACAGCCCCTGTAACAGCGGCAGTTGGGCCCGATAGGTTACGGCCCGTCCCTTACGCCCTTACGTCCGTGAGAAGCGAGCCGCTGTGCGCAAGATACTCATCGTGGGAGCCGGTCAGGCCGGTCTCCAACTCGCCCTGGGACTCCAGTCCCAGGGCTACGACGTGACCGTGATGACCAACCGCACGGCCGACGAGATACGCGGCGGCCGGGTGATGTCCACCCAGTGCATGTTCGCCCTCGCGCTCGGCCACGAGCGCGATCTCGGGCTGAACTTTTGGGAGGAGCAGACCCCCGACATCGGCGGGCTCGGGGTCTCCGTCGCCGCGCCGGACGCCTCCCGGCCGATCGACTGGCTCGGCCGGCTGCGCGGCCACGCCCAGTCCGTCGACCAGCGGGTGAAGATGGCCGGCTGGCTGGAGACCTTCGCCGAGCGCGGCGGCAAGGTCGTCGTGCACGGCGTGGCCGTCTCCGACCTGGACTACTTCTCGCGGGCCTACGACCTCACGCTGGTCGCCGCGGGCAAGGGCGAGATCGTCTCCATGTTCCGCCGGGACGCCGCC
It encodes the following:
- a CDS encoding lysozyme, encoding MSHGVHSVVQGARSARTRLALTAGLFVTSLALVFALPGSALAACPDGGAAAPGDVSGASAGRTHVSHPELDWMGSTIRAHEGSGRSGAPGTVTPLVTQTPGLDVSGYQGNVDWGTVWANGAKFAYVKATEGTTYTNPYFTQQYNGSYNAGLIRGSYHFALPDVSTGSAQADYFIAHGGGWSADGKTLPGALDIEYNPYGATCYGLSASGMVSWIQSFSSEYQARTGRYPTIYTSTTWWSQCTGNSSAFGTTNALWIARYNTSVGDLPAGWGVQTFWQFSDSGTFPGDQDRFNGALDRVQAYAKG
- a CDS encoding MarR family winged helix-turn-helix transcriptional regulator; this translates as MTGETDALERELSVLFRRARAVSGELARAVHPELEPAAYGLLVRLAEVEPERATELAGYFGVGKATMSRQLRALEELGLVARESDPADGRAFLMRLTGEGRERFSRVRTARRELYLRQLQAWDRGEVAELSRLLHRFNELQGGDSGP
- a CDS encoding nitrate- and nitrite sensing domain-containing protein, whose amino-acid sequence is MFATLLICAVTVLAAAAPGVALAVRDLSAAQHRADTARLATAATLLAHDLADERDDLAAAAAAPTAADGLPASALPAADRARTDRQAQDVSAAAPAGLRTALAGLPGVRRTALAAKGGPRAVVAVYQPLIDTLGRVSGPVTAPLGRAVGAAAVQRGLLVGALTADGPQPDLLAAAQAAHVQEQAALADFRSAAPADLRDGYDATVTGADTAQADRDLAELLAGPQLTDTDRQLGANPVKSALTARIGLMRSVEASAATDEAQAAADHRDHEVTVLELRAAFAALCLLLLVGVLVTHFRGLTRPLAALHLWSRADPESGQGARVIGHDEFAAVARRVNALTHEAQALRTRSQELAAERTTSLGAQSAMAAEREALLRTQSDLLRTQDDLLRSRDELAGRLTEATVRNAAHLTYVNLGLRTLGLVERQLALIEGLEDREEDPDHLETLFKLDHLATRMRRNSENLLVLAGTEHSHGANARPVPLIDVARAAISEIERYERVRIESVPDARVAGRAADDISHLVAELLDNAAGFSSPTDEILLSGWLLETGEVMLSVEDTGIGVAPQRLEELNALLADPDPAPPGAVSGMGLYVVARLAHRHGVRVQLRPKQSGGTTAVVVLPQLLLPAVHPEEPPVTPLEAALAGDPAAAATTAVLPAQREGSPYAGAGQVPAPAVPNGRVPERYGRDHRTPAEPVPDGPVPDGYGLTEPLPDGLGPVEPVPADAVSGEYRPADAVPPGAVPPGYGPVDAVPPEYLSADPVPPEHARAEPVPPVGEPAPPGAQSPGTPAGPPPSARGVAPAVPVARPGEGITVKGLPQRVPRATGLSGEPAARERGQDGGGGVDARELRRRLDGLQRGLLAGRRDSAAEIGAGAVPPGTHRAPGAAYPRDRTPLRETPGASDARGAHEPQRTYGSQGTYGPDVTYDPQDQTPLPATYEAHDPQSTYDPHLMYDTHDQHRARQAGETQGPQGSQGIPGTQGDTGNAAAQPAATAEEAPR
- a CDS encoding roadblock/LC7 domain-containing protein; this translates as MNAVRTHTGDLSHEARNLQWLLRNFVEEVPGVRSVAVVSSDGLLLLTSQPAAEQKPSDAEFGVPARPAEARMDLAAVVSGVASLTVGAAKLMDGGKVRQTTVAMAEGMLFVMSISDGSLLGVHATAECDVSVIAYHMAMFVGRAGHVLTPALRGELRQAMESAR
- a CDS encoding DUF742 domain-containing protein, with product MTRSLPHRGADRKTLRVRPYALTGGRTQFGHVLLVETFVATIDRPEEHLALTRGSWAERVMPELRAIVELCRRLRSVAEISALLRIPLGVVRVLVSDLADQGRIRVYGTGHGPGSPDRALLERVLSGLRRL
- a CDS encoding GTP-binding protein; the protein is MDFAGFDQQDGLQDWQTERGRAPVSTKIVVAGGFGVGKTTFVGAVSEITPLTTEAVMTQASEALDDLAATPEKTTTTVAMDFGRITLEQDLVLYVFGTPGQQRFWFMWDDLVRGAIGAVVLADTRRLAECFPALDYFESTGLPYTVAVNQFEGTPEYTADDVRDALAVPSHIPVLVIDARKRYSVIEALLSLVSHAMTEQPL